The following proteins come from a genomic window of Sphaerisporangium rubeum:
- a CDS encoding insulinase family protein codes for MTTTLHPGKDGAGVVRRTVLPGGLRVVTETMPTVRSVAVGAWVGIGSRDEASEHMGATHFLEHLLFKGTPTRDALEISAAIEGIGGEINAFTAKEYTCYYARVLDEDLPLAIDVLADVVTSSLVTAEDVESERGVILEEIAMHDDDPSDVVHEQFSAVLHGDAPLGRPILGSVESIQALSRDRIAEYYQRYYLPPYTVVSVCGNITHERVVELVAAAYERAGALGGSAEPRPPRLSGDGAEPRSGVKVVDRPTEQANLVLGTVGLSRTDDRRFALGVLNAALGGGMSSRLFQEIREKRGLAYSAYSFTAQYADTGQFGVYVGCLPGKIDEVLKICREELDRVVAERLTDEEIARGKGQMRGGLVLGLEDTGSRMSRIGKSELVYDTLMSVDEVLARIDAVTPEEIDAVAREIIAQPMSLAVIGPYSGKDFSAHIA; via the coding sequence ATCACCACCACTCTGCACCCCGGTAAGGACGGTGCCGGCGTCGTACGCCGCACCGTCCTGCCCGGCGGGCTCCGCGTGGTGACCGAGACGATGCCGACCGTGCGTTCCGTCGCGGTCGGCGCCTGGGTCGGCATCGGATCCCGTGACGAGGCGTCCGAGCACATGGGGGCCACCCACTTCCTTGAGCACCTGCTGTTCAAGGGCACCCCCACCCGGGACGCGCTGGAGATCTCCGCGGCCATCGAGGGCATCGGCGGCGAGATCAACGCGTTCACCGCCAAGGAGTACACCTGCTACTACGCGCGGGTCCTCGACGAGGATCTGCCGCTCGCCATCGACGTGCTCGCCGACGTGGTGACCTCGTCGCTGGTCACCGCCGAGGACGTCGAGTCCGAGCGCGGCGTGATCCTCGAAGAGATCGCCATGCACGACGACGACCCCTCCGACGTGGTGCACGAGCAGTTCTCCGCGGTGCTCCACGGCGACGCGCCGCTCGGCCGGCCGATCCTCGGGTCGGTGGAGTCGATCCAGGCGCTCTCGCGCGACCGCATCGCCGAGTACTACCAGCGGTACTACCTGCCGCCGTACACCGTGGTGTCGGTGTGCGGCAACATCACCCACGAGCGGGTGGTGGAGCTCGTGGCCGCGGCCTACGAGCGCGCCGGCGCGCTCGGCGGGTCCGCCGAGCCCCGGCCGCCGCGGTTGTCCGGCGACGGCGCCGAGCCGCGCTCGGGGGTGAAGGTCGTGGACCGGCCCACCGAGCAGGCCAACCTCGTGCTCGGCACCGTCGGCCTGTCCCGCACCGACGACCGGCGCTTCGCGCTCGGCGTGCTGAACGCCGCGCTCGGCGGCGGCATGTCGTCCCGGCTGTTCCAGGAGATCCGCGAGAAGCGGGGCCTCGCCTACTCGGCGTACAGCTTCACCGCGCAGTACGCCGACACCGGCCAGTTCGGTGTCTACGTCGGCTGCCTCCCCGGCAAGATCGACGAAGTGCTGAAGATCTGCCGCGAGGAACTCGACCGCGTCGTCGCCGAGCGCCTCACCGACGAGGAGATCGCGCGTGGCAAGGGCCAGATGCGCGGCGGCCTCGTGCTCGGCCTGGAGGACACCGGGTCGCGCATGTCCCGCATCGGCAAGAGCGAGCTGGTGTACGACACCCTGATGTCGGTGGACGAGGTCCTCGCCAGGATCGACGCGGTCACCCCCGAGGAGATCGACGCCGTGGCCCGCGAGATCATCGCTCAGCCGATGAGCCTCGCCGTGATCGGCCCGTACTCCGGCAAGGACTTCTCCGCGCACATCGCCTGA
- a CDS encoding polyribonucleotide nucleotidyltransferase → MEGVHSTEAVIDNGSFGTRTIRFETGRFARQAAGSAVVYLDDETMVLSATTASKHPKESLDFFPLTVDVEERMYAAGRIPGSFFRREGRPSEDAILTCRLIDRPLRPSFVKGLRNEVQVVATIMALNPDHLYDVVAINAASLSTQLAGLPFSGPIGGVRVALINGQWVAFPTHAELEGATFDMVVAGRVLDDGDVAIMMVEAESTRDTLKLVADGAVAPTEETVAEGLDAAKPFIKVLVEAQNKIAQAAAKETQQFPIFLDYQEDAYDAVAGAVRSELASALTIAGKKEREAELDRVKALAAEKVASDFEGREKEISAAFRSLTKKLMRERVISEGVRIDGRGTKDIRQLSAEVHVVPRVHGSALFERGETQILGITTLNMLRMEQMIDTLNPERTKRYMHNYNFPPYSTGETGRVGSPKRREIGHGALAERALIPVLPSREEFPYAIRQVSEALGSNGSTSMGSVCASTMALLDAGVPLKEMVAGIAMGLIGEGDQYVTLTDILGAEDAMGDMDFKVAGTRDVITALQLDTKLDGIPATVLASALKQARAARLAILDVMREAIDSPAEMNPTAPRIITIKVPVDKIGEVIGPKGKMINQIQDDTGAEITIEDDGTIYIGATDGPSAEAARSTINSIANPHMPEIGERYLGTVVKIAAFGAFVSLLPGKDGLLHVSQIRKLHGGKRIENVEDVMNVGDKVQVEIAEIDARGKLSLVPVEVIEKESAARAESGGGDAAGDAEPREAERSERSEPRGDRPRRTRTRGGRDDRNS, encoded by the coding sequence GTGGAGGGTGTCCACAGCACAGAGGCCGTGATCGACAACGGCTCTTTCGGCACGCGTACCATCCGGTTCGAGACCGGGCGGTTCGCGCGCCAGGCGGCGGGAAGCGCCGTCGTCTACCTCGACGACGAGACGATGGTCCTGTCCGCCACCACCGCGTCCAAGCATCCCAAGGAGAGCCTGGACTTCTTCCCCCTCACCGTGGACGTCGAGGAGCGCATGTACGCCGCGGGCCGCATCCCCGGCTCGTTCTTCCGCCGTGAGGGCCGGCCGTCCGAGGACGCCATCCTCACCTGCCGCCTCATCGACCGTCCGCTGCGTCCGTCCTTCGTCAAGGGCCTGCGCAACGAGGTGCAGGTCGTGGCGACCATCATGGCGCTGAACCCCGACCACCTGTACGACGTCGTGGCGATCAACGCCGCGAGCCTGTCGACGCAGCTCGCGGGCCTGCCGTTCTCCGGCCCGATCGGCGGCGTGCGCGTCGCGCTGATCAACGGCCAGTGGGTCGCCTTCCCGACCCACGCCGAGCTGGAAGGCGCGACCTTCGACATGGTCGTGGCCGGCCGGGTGCTCGACGACGGCGACGTCGCGATCATGATGGTGGAGGCCGAGTCCACCCGCGACACGCTCAAGCTGGTCGCCGACGGCGCCGTCGCGCCGACCGAGGAGACCGTGGCCGAGGGTCTCGACGCCGCCAAGCCGTTCATCAAGGTGCTCGTCGAGGCGCAGAACAAGATCGCTCAGGCCGCCGCCAAGGAGACCCAGCAGTTCCCGATCTTCCTGGACTACCAGGAGGACGCCTACGACGCCGTCGCCGGCGCCGTCCGGAGCGAGCTGGCCTCCGCGCTCACCATCGCGGGCAAGAAGGAGCGCGAGGCCGAGCTGGACCGCGTCAAGGCCCTGGCCGCCGAGAAGGTCGCCTCCGACTTCGAGGGCCGCGAGAAGGAGATCTCCGCCGCGTTCCGCTCGCTCACCAAGAAGCTCATGCGCGAGCGCGTGATCAGCGAGGGTGTGCGCATCGACGGCCGTGGCACCAAGGACATCCGGCAGCTCAGCGCCGAGGTCCATGTGGTGCCTCGCGTGCACGGGTCGGCCCTGTTCGAGCGTGGCGAGACCCAGATCCTCGGCATCACCACGCTCAACATGCTCCGCATGGAGCAGATGATCGACACGCTGAACCCCGAGCGCACCAAGCGCTACATGCACAACTACAACTTCCCGCCGTACTCCACCGGTGAGACCGGCCGCGTCGGCTCGCCGAAGCGCCGCGAGATCGGCCACGGCGCGCTCGCCGAGCGCGCGCTGATCCCGGTGCTGCCGAGCCGCGAGGAGTTCCCGTACGCCATCCGCCAGGTGTCGGAGGCCCTCGGGTCCAACGGCTCCACCAGCATGGGGTCGGTCTGCGCCTCCACGATGGCGCTGCTCGACGCCGGTGTGCCGCTCAAGGAGATGGTCGCCGGCATCGCGATGGGCCTGATCGGCGAGGGTGACCAGTACGTCACGCTGACCGACATCCTCGGGGCCGAGGACGCCATGGGTGACATGGACTTCAAGGTCGCCGGCACCCGTGACGTCATCACGGCGCTCCAGCTCGACACCAAGCTGGACGGCATCCCCGCGACGGTGCTCGCCTCGGCGCTCAAGCAGGCCAGGGCCGCACGTCTCGCCATCCTCGACGTCATGCGCGAGGCGATCGACTCCCCGGCGGAGATGAACCCGACCGCGCCGCGCATCATCACGATCAAGGTCCCGGTCGACAAGATCGGCGAGGTCATCGGCCCGAAGGGCAAGATGATCAACCAGATCCAGGACGACACCGGCGCCGAGATCACGATCGAGGACGACGGCACCATCTACATCGGCGCGACCGACGGCCCGTCCGCCGAGGCGGCGCGCAGCACGATCAACTCGATCGCCAACCCGCACATGCCGGAGATCGGCGAGCGCTACCTCGGCACGGTCGTCAAGATCGCGGCGTTCGGCGCGTTCGTCAGCCTGCTGCCCGGCAAGGACGGCCTGCTGCACGTCTCGCAGATCCGCAAGCTGCACGGCGGCAAGCGCATCGAGAACGTCGAGGACGTCATGAACGTCGGCGACAAGGTCCAGGTCGAGATCGCCGAGATCGACGCGCGGGGCAAGCTGTCCCTGGTGCCGGTCGAGGTCATCGAGAAGGAGAGCGCGGCCAGGGCCGAGTCCGGTGGCGGCGACGCGGCCGGCGACGCCGAGCCGCGCGAGGCCGAGCGGTCCGAGCGGTCCGAGCCGCGCGGCGACCGGCCGCGCCGTACCCGCACCCGCGGCGGACGGGACGACCGCAACTCGTGA
- the rpsO gene encoding 30S ribosomal protein S15, with the protein MSLDTAAKKQIIAEYGTGDGDTGSPEVQVALLSKRISELTEHLKTHKHDHHSRRGLLLLVGRRRRLLKYLASKDITRYRSLIERLGLRR; encoded by the coding sequence GTGTCGCTCGACACCGCAGCCAAGAAGCAGATCATCGCCGAGTACGGTACCGGCGACGGGGACACCGGGTCCCCCGAGGTGCAGGTCGCCCTGCTGAGCAAGCGCATCAGCGAGCTCACCGAGCACCTGAAGACCCACAAGCACGACCACCACAGCCGCCGCGGGCTGCTGTTGCTCGTCGGCCGTCGGCGCCGCCTGCTCAAGTACCTCGCGAGCAAGGACATCACGCGCTACCGCAGCCTCATCGAGCGTCTCGGCCTGCGCCGATAG
- a CDS encoding bifunctional riboflavin kinase/FAD synthetase: MQGWHGLDDVPGDWGRSVVTIGVFDGVHRGHQRMVAHAVAMARRIGVPSVVITFDPHPDEVVRPGTHPPRLTTARHRTELLGALGVDAVCVLPFTLEFSRMTPDEFVQAVLVDRLHAAGVVVGENFRFGHKAAGNVETLRELGEKYDFVAESVPLVSDGEAISSSLVRELLAAGDVAGAADALGRPHRVEGVVVRGHQRGRSLLGYPTANVESPSFTAIPADGVYVGWLECTQSPSPYEGERWPAAISIGTNPTFEGVERTVEAYALDRDDLDLYGVHVVVDFGARLRDTVKFDSIDALIEQMHRDVAQARRFTGGES; this comes from the coding sequence GTGCAGGGTTGGCACGGACTCGACGACGTGCCCGGGGACTGGGGCAGGTCCGTCGTCACGATCGGGGTGTTCGACGGTGTGCACCGCGGCCATCAGCGCATGGTCGCGCACGCGGTGGCCATGGCGCGGCGCATCGGTGTGCCCTCGGTCGTGATCACCTTTGATCCGCATCCGGATGAGGTGGTACGGCCCGGCACGCATCCGCCGCGGCTGACCACCGCCAGGCACCGCACCGAGTTGCTCGGCGCGCTCGGCGTCGACGCGGTGTGCGTGCTGCCGTTCACGCTGGAGTTCTCCCGCATGACCCCCGACGAGTTCGTGCAGGCCGTCCTGGTCGACCGCCTGCACGCCGCCGGGGTCGTGGTGGGGGAGAATTTCCGCTTCGGCCACAAGGCGGCGGGAAACGTCGAGACCCTGCGCGAGCTCGGCGAGAAGTACGATTTCGTGGCCGAGAGCGTGCCGCTGGTCAGCGACGGCGAGGCGATCTCCTCCAGCCTGGTGCGCGAGCTGCTCGCCGCCGGCGACGTCGCCGGCGCGGCCGACGCGCTCGGCCGGCCCCACCGGGTCGAGGGTGTGGTGGTGCGCGGCCACCAGCGCGGCCGTTCCCTGCTCGGGTACCCCACGGCCAACGTCGAGTCGCCGTCGTTCACCGCCATCCCGGCCGACGGCGTCTACGTCGGATGGCTGGAGTGCACCCAGTCGCCGTCCCCGTACGAGGGGGAGCGGTGGCCCGCGGCGATCTCGATCGGCACCAACCCGACCTTCGAGGGTGTGGAGCGCACCGTCGAGGCCTACGCGCTCGACCGCGACGACCTCGACCTGTACGGCGTGCACGTCGTCGTGGACTTCGGCGCGCGGCTGCGCGACACCGTCAAGTTCGACTCCATCGACGCGCTGATCGAGCAGATGCACCGCGACGTCGCACAGGCCCGCCGGTTCACCGGCGGCGAGTCCTGA
- a CDS encoding pyridoxal-phosphate dependent enzyme: MRDALPHYTCACGRSYVPDAARWRCDCGGPLDLAAVPFTWRPRSTEEGLWRYADALAVPSLGLTLGEGLTPLIRASPDGDPGLLLKVEYASPTGSFKDRGAVTLATVARLLGAERVVCDSSGNAGTAMAAYAARAGLRAEIFVPEGTSAKKVQQIAGHGAEVTVVPGSREDTATAAAERVERTGAFYASHVYNPFFHDGVKTYALEIFERLGTAPDTLVLPAGNGTLVIGAYLGFAALRDAGLVDRVPRVVAVQAERCAPVAAAYTAGAREVTAVRPGRTAAEGIAIAAPVRGPRVLEIVRDTGGTVVTVSEDEIAAAHAALASRGLWVEPTGAVAYAAVSGLGTAPGEVVVAPLCGSGLKASL; this comes from the coding sequence ATGCGCGACGCGCTCCCGCACTACACCTGCGCCTGTGGCCGCTCCTATGTGCCGGACGCGGCACGCTGGCGGTGCGACTGCGGCGGCCCGCTCGACCTCGCCGCCGTCCCCTTCACCTGGCGGCCGCGTTCCACCGAGGAGGGGCTGTGGCGGTACGCGGACGCGCTCGCCGTCCCGTCCCTCGGCCTCACCCTCGGCGAGGGCCTGACGCCGCTGATCAGGGCCTCACCGGACGGCGACCCCGGTCTGCTGCTCAAGGTCGAGTACGCCTCGCCGACCGGATCGTTCAAGGACAGAGGCGCGGTGACGCTCGCCACCGTGGCGAGGCTCCTCGGCGCCGAGCGCGTGGTGTGCGACAGCAGCGGCAACGCCGGCACGGCCATGGCGGCGTACGCGGCCAGAGCGGGCCTGCGTGCCGAGATCTTCGTGCCTGAGGGGACCAGCGCCAAGAAGGTCCAGCAGATCGCGGGCCACGGCGCCGAGGTCACCGTGGTGCCGGGGTCCCGTGAGGACACCGCCACGGCGGCGGCCGAGCGGGTCGAGCGCACCGGCGCCTTCTACGCGAGCCACGTGTACAACCCGTTCTTCCACGACGGCGTCAAGACCTACGCGCTGGAGATCTTCGAGCGGCTCGGCACGGCCCCGGACACGCTGGTGCTGCCGGCCGGCAACGGCACCCTCGTCATCGGCGCCTACCTCGGGTTCGCCGCGCTGCGCGACGCCGGACTCGTGGACCGCGTCCCCCGCGTCGTCGCCGTGCAGGCCGAGCGGTGCGCTCCGGTGGCCGCGGCGTACACCGCAGGCGCGCGCGAGGTCACCGCGGTACGGCCGGGCCGGACGGCCGCCGAAGGCATCGCGATCGCCGCACCCGTGCGCGGCCCGCGCGTGCTGGAGATCGTCCGCGACACCGGCGGCACTGTGGTGACCGTCTCAGAGGACGAGATCGCCGCCGCGCACGCCGCGCTGGCCTCGCGCGGCCTGTGGGTGGAACCCACCGGCGCGGTCGCCTACGCCGCCGTGAGCGGCCTCGGCACGGCCCCCGGCGAGGTCGTCGTGGCACCCCTGTGCGGCTCCGGCCTCAAGGCGTCACTGTGA
- a CDS encoding acyl-CoA dehydrogenase family protein: MSDYDKAREVAEQAREQEWTRPSFGRQLFLGDFRPDLVHPAPKLSERETKKGEEFLASLRRYLTTHVDPLQIERTAQIPDEVIKGLGSIGAFGMTIDEEYGGLGLSHLYYTRALMMAASCSPALSALLSAHQSIGVPQPLRLFGTPEQKQRFLPRCARGEISAFLLTEPDVGSDPARLATTAVRDGDSYVLNGVKLWTTNGVVADLLVVMARTGAKISAFVVEADSPGITVEHRNAFMGLRGIENGVTRLSDVRVPAENLIGREGQGLKIALTTLNTGRLSLPATCAGAAKWATKIAREWSAARVQWGHPIGEHEAVAGKIAFIAATAYALEAVVDLASRMADDETNDIRIEAALAKLYGSEMAWRVADELVQIRGGRGYETAESLHARGERGVPAEQVLRDLRINRIFEGSTEIMHLLIAREAVDAHLSVAGGLIDPKADLKAKGKALTQATAFYARWLPALTTGPGQFPTSYQAFGTLAPHMRYVERTSRKLARATFYAMSRWQGRLEHKQAFLSRIVDIGAELFAITATCVRAQEDSRTHGPAPVELADAFCHQSRLRAETLLSHLWTNSDTTDVRLSRHILEGRHTYVEDGVIDPSLDGPWIAPTTNPTGTNVHRPIH, translated from the coding sequence ATGAGCGACTACGACAAGGCGCGAGAGGTCGCCGAGCAGGCCCGCGAGCAGGAGTGGACGCGGCCCAGCTTCGGCAGGCAGCTGTTCCTCGGCGACTTCCGTCCCGACCTGGTGCACCCCGCGCCGAAGCTCAGCGAACGGGAGACCAAGAAAGGCGAGGAGTTCCTGGCGTCACTGCGCCGCTACCTGACCACACATGTGGACCCCCTGCAGATCGAACGGACCGCGCAGATCCCCGACGAGGTGATCAAGGGACTCGGCTCGATCGGCGCGTTCGGCATGACCATCGACGAGGAGTACGGCGGGCTCGGGCTCAGCCACCTGTACTACACGCGAGCCCTGATGATGGCCGCCTCCTGCTCCCCCGCGCTCAGCGCGCTGCTGTCGGCCCACCAGTCCATCGGCGTGCCGCAGCCGCTGCGGCTGTTCGGCACACCCGAGCAGAAGCAGCGGTTCCTGCCGCGGTGCGCGCGCGGCGAGATCTCCGCGTTCCTGCTGACCGAGCCGGACGTCGGGTCCGACCCGGCGCGGCTGGCCACCACCGCGGTACGCGACGGCGACTCGTACGTGCTCAACGGCGTCAAGCTGTGGACCACCAACGGCGTGGTCGCCGACCTGCTCGTCGTCATGGCCCGCACCGGCGCCAAGATCTCGGCGTTCGTCGTGGAGGCGGACTCCCCCGGCATCACGGTCGAGCACCGCAACGCGTTCATGGGCCTGCGTGGCATCGAGAACGGCGTCACCCGTCTCAGCGACGTCCGGGTCCCGGCCGAGAACCTGATCGGCCGCGAGGGCCAGGGCCTGAAGATCGCGCTCACCACCTTGAACACCGGCCGCCTCTCACTGCCGGCGACCTGCGCCGGCGCCGCCAAGTGGGCCACCAAGATCGCTCGCGAGTGGAGTGCCGCGCGCGTCCAGTGGGGCCACCCGATCGGCGAGCACGAGGCCGTGGCCGGCAAGATCGCCTTCATCGCCGCCACCGCGTACGCACTGGAGGCCGTCGTCGACCTCGCCAGCCGCATGGCCGACGACGAGACCAACGACATCCGCATCGAAGCGGCGCTCGCCAAGCTGTACGGCTCGGAGATGGCGTGGCGCGTGGCCGACGAACTGGTACAGATCCGCGGCGGCCGCGGCTACGAGACCGCCGAGTCCCTGCACGCACGCGGCGAACGCGGCGTCCCCGCCGAACAGGTCCTGCGCGACCTCCGCATCAACCGCATCTTCGAGGGCTCCACCGAGATCATGCACCTGCTGATCGCCCGCGAGGCCGTAGACGCACACCTGTCCGTGGCCGGCGGCCTCATCGACCCCAAAGCCGACCTCAAGGCCAAAGGCAAGGCCCTGACCCAGGCGACAGCCTTCTACGCACGCTGGCTCCCGGCCCTCACCACCGGCCCCGGCCAGTTCCCCACGTCCTACCAGGCCTTCGGCACCCTGGCCCCCCACATGCGCTACGTGGAGCGCACCAGCCGCAAACTGGCCAGAGCCACGTTCTACGCCATGTCCCGCTGGCAGGGCCGCCTGGAACACAAACAAGCCTTCCTGTCCCGCATAGTCGACATAGGCGCCGAACTCTTCGCCATAACCGCCACCTGCGTCCGAGCCCAGGAAGACTCCCGCACCCACGGCCCGGCCCCGGTGGAACTGGCGGACGCCTTCTGCCACCAGTCCAGACTCCGCGCGGAAACCCTCCTGTCCCACCTGTGGACCAACTCCGACACCACCGACGTCCGCCTCTCCCGCCACATCCTGGAAGGCCGCCACACCTACGTCGAAGACGGCGTGATAGACCCGTCCCTGGACGGCCCCTGGATCGCCCCCACCACCAACCCCACCGGCACCAACGTCCACCGCCCCATCCACTGA
- the truB gene encoding tRNA pseudouridine(55) synthase TruB: MTSARPVPPSGLIVVDKPAGWTSHDVVGKLRRLAGTRRVGHAGTLDPMATGVLVVGVEKATRLLGHLALTEKVYEATMRLGATTTTDDAEGEPLAKCSAAHVADPVILSAVATLTGPITQIPPQVSAIKVNGERAYKRARAGEEVELKPRPVTVHSFDITAIRHTADMIDVDAVIRCSSGTYIRSLARDLGATLNVGGHLTALRRTRVGPYDLQLARTIDQLTTDCTILPIAEAVSAAFPRLNVTEAQAKQISHGAPLPAPGLGAGPIGVFAPDGTLLALVEEHGHTARPLAVFV; this comes from the coding sequence ATGACCAGCGCGCGTCCGGTGCCGCCGAGCGGCTTGATCGTGGTGGACAAGCCCGCCGGGTGGACGTCCCACGACGTGGTCGGCAAACTGCGCCGCCTCGCCGGCACCCGCAGGGTCGGCCACGCCGGCACGCTGGACCCCATGGCCACCGGCGTGCTGGTGGTCGGCGTCGAGAAGGCGACAAGACTCCTCGGCCACCTCGCCCTCACAGAAAAGGTCTACGAGGCCACGATGCGCCTGGGGGCCACCACGACGACCGACGACGCCGAAGGCGAGCCCCTGGCGAAATGCTCGGCCGCTCATGTGGCGGACCCCGTCATCCTCTCCGCGGTCGCCACGCTCACCGGCCCCATCACCCAGATCCCCCCACAGGTGAGCGCCATCAAGGTCAACGGCGAGCGCGCCTACAAACGCGCCAGAGCAGGTGAGGAGGTCGAACTCAAGCCCCGCCCCGTGACCGTCCACTCCTTCGACATCACCGCCATCCGCCACACCGCCGACATGATCGACGTGGACGCCGTCATCCGCTGCTCCAGCGGCACCTACATCCGCTCCCTGGCCCGCGACCTAGGCGCCACCCTGAACGTAGGCGGCCACCTCACCGCCCTGCGCCGCACCAGAGTGGGCCCCTACGACCTCCAACTGGCCCGCACCATCGACCAGCTCACCACCGACTGCACCATCCTCCCCATAGCCGAAGCCGTATCCGCCGCCTTCCCCCGCCTGAACGTCACAGAAGCCCAAGCCAAACAGATCTCCCACGGCGCCCCCCTCCCGGCCCCCGGCCTAGGAGCGGGCCCCATCGGCGTCTTCGCCCCCGACGGCACCCTCCTGGCCCTGGTCGAGGAACACGGCCACACCGCACGGCCTCTGGCGGTCTTTGTCTGA
- a CDS encoding DHH family phosphoesterase, giving the protein MDGPDPRTPMPAAGWERAVELIGDAGDVALVCHISPDGDALGSMLAFGMALRGAGKRVVASFGDRRFEVPRLLRFLPGQELLVPPSRYPAEPDLMISFDCPTVDRLGLLAPNAGKAAELIVIDHHPSNTGFGTVSLVDPSAASTATLVEQLIGRLGLPIGRDVATCLYTGLVTDTGSFRHSCTTPAVHHMAARLVAAGLRTDEIARELWDRSPFGYLKVLGAALDRCALDEDAAGGLGMVWTFVPRADRAAYCLPYDEVEGIIDVVRRTDGSDIAMVLKEDDEGAWQVSTRSKGGVDVGRACTHLGGGGHTLAAGYTSHDPPDRTVSRFREVVAELGPRTTRGCT; this is encoded by the coding sequence ATGGACGGCCCGGATCCCCGCACCCCCATGCCGGCGGCCGGCTGGGAGCGGGCCGTCGAGCTGATCGGCGACGCCGGGGACGTGGCGCTGGTGTGCCACATCTCCCCGGACGGCGACGCGCTCGGCTCGATGCTCGCCTTCGGCATGGCGCTTCGTGGCGCGGGAAAGCGTGTCGTGGCGTCGTTCGGCGACCGGCGGTTCGAGGTGCCGCGGCTGCTGCGGTTCCTGCCTGGCCAGGAACTGCTCGTGCCGCCGTCCCGCTACCCCGCCGAGCCCGACCTGATGATCAGCTTCGACTGCCCCACGGTGGACCGGCTCGGCCTGCTCGCGCCGAACGCCGGCAAGGCGGCCGAACTGATCGTGATCGACCACCACCCGTCCAACACCGGTTTCGGCACCGTGTCACTGGTGGACCCGTCCGCGGCGTCCACCGCCACCCTGGTGGAGCAGCTCATCGGCCGCCTCGGCCTGCCGATCGGCCGCGACGTCGCCACGTGCCTGTACACCGGCCTGGTCACCGACACCGGGTCCTTCCGGCACTCCTGCACCACCCCGGCCGTGCACCACATGGCGGCCCGCCTGGTCGCCGCCGGCCTGCGCACCGACGAGATCGCCCGCGAACTGTGGGACCGCTCACCGTTCGGCTACCTCAAGGTCCTCGGCGCCGCGCTGGACCGCTGCGCACTGGACGAGGACGCCGCCGGAGGCCTCGGCATGGTGTGGACGTTCGTCCCCCGCGCCGACCGCGCCGCCTACTGCCTGCCGTACGACGAGGTCGAAGGCATCATCGACGTGGTCCGCCGCACCGACGGCTCCGACATCGCCATGGTCCTCAAGGAAGACGACGAGGGAGCCTGGCAGGTCTCCACCCGCTCCAAGGGAGGCGTCGACGTCGGCCGCGCCTGCACCCACCTAGGCGGCGGCGGCCACACCCTCGCCGCCGGCTACACCTCCCACGACCCCCCCGACCGCACCGTCTCCCGCTTCCGCGAGGTCGTGGCCGAACTCGGCCCCCGCACCACCCGGGGCTGCACCTGA
- the rbfA gene encoding 30S ribosome-binding factor RbfA, which produces MVDAARARKLADRIQQVVAEMLERRIKDPRLGFVTVTDTRITADLRDATVFYTVFGSEAERADTAAALESAKGIIRSEVGRQTGVRHTPTLTFSHDPLPDNARHMDELFAEARARDELIARQAEGAVHAGEADPYRKPDDEDDFADDDLTEEAGTSHVRPAAP; this is translated from the coding sequence ATCGTGGACGCAGCACGCGCACGCAAACTTGCGGACCGCATCCAGCAGGTTGTCGCCGAGATGCTCGAACGCCGGATCAAGGATCCGCGTCTGGGCTTCGTGACGGTGACCGACACCCGGATCACCGCCGACCTCCGCGACGCGACGGTGTTCTACACCGTGTTCGGCTCCGAGGCCGAGCGCGCCGACACCGCCGCGGCCCTGGAGAGCGCCAAGGGGATCATCAGGTCGGAGGTCGGCCGCCAGACCGGTGTGCGCCACACCCCGACACTGACCTTCAGCCACGACCCCCTTCCCGACAACGCGCGCCACATGGACGAGTTGTTCGCCGAGGCTCGGGCCAGGGACGAGCTGATCGCCAGGCAGGCGGAAGGCGCCGTGCACGCCGGCGAGGCGGACCCCTACCGCAAGCCCGACGACGAGGACGACTTCGCCGACGACGACCTGACGGAGGAGGCCGGGACGTCGCACGTACGACCGGCCGCGCCGTGA
- a CDS encoding DUF503 domain-containing protein: MYIGALTLDLLLGDVRSLKQKRSVVRPIVAEVRRRFPAVAVAETGHLDLHRRAEIGVAVVSASPGNCGEVLEACERMVASRPEIELLSARRSLFNGDED; this comes from the coding sequence ATGTACATAGGTGCTCTGACCTTGGACCTCCTGCTCGGCGACGTCCGTTCGCTGAAGCAGAAGCGCTCGGTCGTGCGTCCGATCGTCGCCGAGGTGCGCCGCCGTTTCCCGGCGGTCGCCGTGGCGGAGACCGGGCATCTCGATCTGCACCGCCGCGCCGAGATCGGCGTGGCGGTCGTCTCGGCCTCCCCCGGCAACTGCGGTGAGGTGCTGGAGGCATGCGAGCGGATGGTCGCGTCCCGGCCGGAGATCGAGCTGCTGTCCGCACGGCGGTCGCTCTTCAACGGAGACGAGGATTAG